A genomic region of Spirochaetota bacterium contains the following coding sequences:
- a CDS encoding geranylgeranyl reductase family protein has product MKSVNRKDAIHRVSAPPTHRRPRTADVAVIGAGPAGATVARILAEGGARVLLFDYRAPWEKPCGGMLSPGAMEILLEDGPYPGSWAATTDIEYILPRGDRSVHAFRKPVALVSRREMGEYLLGKATSGGAGHVAEKVTGIARAKAGWEIRTARSTFHAHTLAGADGMHGIVRGTVSAPIRRADMALCCGYFLDPLENARPVIRFSDMQGYAWIFPRGNDTSAGIGARHGEKKGADLFRELDGLIADTCPGARVRSRWSAVLPMAAEPGFFDSPCAGDGWLLLGDAAGLAHPVTGEGILYALLSGRLAAQCILEGAPLHYDQAWRAGYGAFLAESTRIARADAALGRDFGPGMRGALMYKRFMEIMH; this is encoded by the coding sequence ATGAAATCCGTTAACCGTAAAGACGCGATTCATCGCGTCTCAGCACCCCCCACACATCGGCGTCCCCGCACCGCCGACGTCGCCGTAATCGGCGCGGGTCCCGCGGGTGCGACGGTCGCACGCATCCTCGCGGAAGGCGGGGCGCGGGTCCTCCTCTTCGACTATCGCGCTCCCTGGGAGAAGCCCTGCGGCGGGATGCTCAGTCCCGGGGCGATGGAGATTCTCCTGGAAGACGGTCCGTATCCGGGCTCGTGGGCGGCCACCACCGATATCGAGTATATCCTTCCGCGCGGTGACCGGTCCGTTCACGCGTTCCGGAAACCGGTCGCGCTCGTTTCGCGGCGCGAAATGGGCGAATACCTGCTGGGAAAGGCGACCAGCGGCGGTGCCGGGCATGTGGCGGAGAAGGTAACCGGCATTGCGCGCGCAAAGGCAGGCTGGGAGATACGGACGGCCCGCTCCACCTTCCATGCGCACACGCTCGCGGGGGCGGACGGCATGCACGGGATCGTGCGGGGGACGGTGAGCGCGCCAATTCGCCGGGCGGACATGGCGCTCTGCTGCGGTTATTTCCTGGACCCCCTGGAAAACGCGCGCCCCGTCATCCGGTTTTCGGATATGCAGGGATATGCGTGGATATTTCCCCGCGGGAACGACACGAGCGCGGGAATCGGCGCGCGGCACGGGGAGAAAAAAGGCGCGGACCTTTTCCGCGAGCTCGACGGGCTCATTGCGGATACGTGCCCCGGGGCGCGCGTAAGGTCCCGGTGGAGCGCGGTACTGCCCATGGCCGCGGAGCCCGGATTTTTCGATTCACCCTGCGCGGGCGACGGCTGGCTCCTCCTGGGAGACGCGGCGGGGCTCGCCCACCCCGTGACGGGTGAGGGCATCCTGTACGCGCTCCTGTCCGGCAGGCTCGCCGCGCAGTGCATCCTGGAAGGGGCGCCGCTGCACTACGACCAGGCCTGGCGCGCGGGGTATGGAGCGTTTCTCGCGGAATCCACCCGCATCGCCCGTGCCGATGCCGCGCTTGGACGGGACTTTGGGCCCGGGATGCGCGGAGCTCTCATGTACAAACGCTTCATGGAAATCATGCATTAA
- a CDS encoding radical SAM protein, with the protein MPCRGLRTSSAFWQPRSRRRNQRAMSESELLESITQENLTLEVTTRCTSACMHCFARAGRAEFIDMAREIASGIIDEGFACGYRHLHLTGGEPLVWEALFPVLEHAFTRGYESAFINTNGMLLSRDICRELASFKAVSLSISIQGPEGLHDRIRGEDSYRKAIAGLEEALGCGLAVSVFSSTGRSLLAGLPRFAESLFSGFPGIDRLTLIQLIRVPGDALDLSGELLTPGEFVSLVRTAALLNLYGYRISIQENPLARAVAVILGMPWVPAAPSLHRAGRLVVMADLSLTLAHSTREPVGAYRPGSLAETLASAEYRERTRPDNFICPRCKFFSCCRSEGMLRPSEQFRDMEEHTPFCVRVLGEAQGAQNV; encoded by the coding sequence ATGCCATGCAGGGGCTTGCGGACGAGTTCCGCGTTCTGGCAGCCCCGCTCGCGCAGGAGAAATCAACGGGCTATGAGCGAATCTGAACTGCTCGAATCAATCACACAGGAAAACCTCACGCTCGAGGTGACGACACGCTGTACCAGCGCGTGCATGCATTGCTTCGCCCGCGCAGGACGCGCCGAATTCATAGATATGGCGCGGGAAATTGCTTCCGGGATAATTGATGAGGGGTTCGCGTGCGGCTACCGGCACCTTCACCTGACCGGCGGCGAGCCGCTTGTGTGGGAGGCGCTTTTCCCCGTTTTAGAGCATGCATTTACCAGGGGGTACGAATCCGCGTTCATCAACACCAACGGCATGCTTCTTTCGCGCGATATCTGCCGGGAACTCGCATCATTCAAGGCGGTCTCTCTTTCCATTAGCATCCAGGGCCCGGAGGGCCTGCATGACCGGATTCGGGGAGAGGATTCGTACCGGAAAGCCATCGCGGGATTGGAAGAAGCGCTCGGCTGTGGACTCGCGGTAAGCGTATTTTCCTCCACGGGGAGAAGCCTTCTTGCCGGCCTTCCTCGTTTTGCGGAATCTCTTTTTAGCGGATTCCCCGGCATCGACCGGCTTACCCTTATCCAGCTCATCCGCGTCCCCGGCGACGCGCTCGATCTTTCGGGAGAGCTTCTTACTCCGGGAGAATTCGTTTCGCTCGTACGTACGGCGGCGCTTCTGAACCTTTACGGCTATCGGATTTCCATCCAGGAGAATCCTCTCGCCCGGGCCGTGGCCGTGATCCTGGGCATGCCTTGGGTACCCGCTGCCCCGTCCCTGCATCGCGCGGGGCGCCTGGTTGTAATGGCGGACCTCTCCCTCACGCTTGCCCATTCCACCCGGGAGCCTGTCGGCGCCTACCGTCCCGGCTCACTGGCGGAAACCCTCGCTTCGGCAGAATACCGGGAGCGCACCCGACCCGATAATTTTATCTGCCCCCGTTGCAAATTCTTTTCATGCTGCCGTTCGGAGGGAATGCTTCGCCCTTCGGAACAATTCCGCGACATGGAGGAACACACGCCTTTCTGCGTGCGCGTCCTCGGAGAAGCGCAGGGTGCGCAGAATGTGTAA
- a CDS encoding amino acid permease codes for MESFLKSIFRRKSLDIIFAEAAANEKGLRRVLGPFDLVLLGIGAVIGAGIFTTVGTAAVGDTMRPGAGPAIVVSFMITAVACGFAALCYAELSSMVPISGSAYTYAYATLGEFIAWIIGWDLIIEYAVGNIAVAISWSGYFNELMRGLGILIPDWLTTDYRSAFSGETLYRAASMLVSGESMDAVRSMSASAAGQIQELIGRGMGFPEIARNFVHAHNAITTAPHVLGLPIIFNLPAVGIVTFVTVILIVGIRESARFNAVMVLVKLLILGFFVSVGFFYIKPENWVPFAPNGMAGIQAGAAIVFFAYIGFDAVSTAAEETKNPSRNLPIGIIGSLIICTIIYIVVALVFTGMVPLSVFTQSNKAEPLAIAMSYNALNWAAGIVAFGSVIANTAVIVVNQIGQTRLFYSMARDKLLPPSFARVHSRFRTPHVTTIMTGVFVAFFAAFTSIDEMVDLINIGTLFAFILVCIGVLILRKTEAGRKRGFRVPFAPLMCGLGIGACLYLIAGLPSITYLRFLVWLTVGGVLYFSYGYRKSRRRKTA; via the coding sequence ATCGGGGCGGGGATATTCACCACGGTGGGGACCGCCGCGGTGGGCGACACCATGCGCCCGGGTGCGGGTCCCGCGATCGTAGTCTCCTTCATGATCACCGCGGTCGCCTGCGGCTTCGCCGCGCTGTGCTACGCGGAGCTCTCCTCCATGGTGCCCATCTCGGGATCGGCCTACACGTACGCCTACGCGACGCTGGGCGAGTTCATCGCCTGGATCATAGGCTGGGACCTTATCATAGAATACGCCGTGGGCAATATCGCGGTAGCAATATCATGGTCGGGCTATTTCAACGAGCTCATGAGGGGGCTCGGCATCCTGATCCCCGACTGGCTCACGACCGACTACCGGAGCGCGTTCAGCGGCGAGACGCTTTACCGCGCGGCGTCGATGCTCGTCTCGGGGGAGAGCATGGACGCTGTCAGGTCCATGAGCGCATCGGCGGCGGGGCAGATACAGGAGCTTATCGGCAGGGGAATGGGCTTCCCGGAAATCGCGCGCAATTTCGTGCACGCCCATAACGCGATCACGACCGCGCCGCACGTCCTGGGGCTTCCCATCATCTTCAACCTTCCGGCCGTCGGCATCGTCACCTTCGTGACGGTGATCCTCATCGTGGGGATACGCGAATCGGCGCGCTTCAACGCGGTCATGGTCCTCGTGAAGCTCCTTATCCTGGGATTCTTCGTGTCCGTGGGATTTTTCTACATAAAGCCCGAGAACTGGGTTCCATTCGCGCCTAACGGCATGGCGGGCATCCAGGCGGGGGCGGCCATCGTCTTCTTCGCCTACATCGGCTTCGACGCGGTCTCCACCGCCGCCGAGGAGACGAAAAACCCGTCGCGGAACCTCCCCATAGGCATTATCGGATCCCTTATAATCTGTACCATCATATACATCGTCGTCGCGCTCGTTTTCACGGGCATGGTGCCGCTGTCGGTCTTCACGCAGTCGAACAAGGCGGAGCCGCTCGCGATCGCGATGAGCTACAACGCGCTCAACTGGGCCGCGGGCATCGTCGCGTTCGGCTCCGTGATCGCGAACACGGCGGTCATCGTGGTGAACCAGATCGGCCAGACCAGGCTTTTCTACTCGATGGCGCGCGACAAGCTCCTTCCGCCCTCGTTCGCGCGGGTGCACAGCCGCTTCCGCACGCCGCACGTAACCACGATCATGACCGGTGTCTTCGTCGCCTTCTTCGCCGCCTTCACGAGCATCGACGAGATGGTGGACCTCATCAACATAGGGACGCTTTTCGCGTTCATTCTCGTCTGCATCGGGGTGCTCATACTGCGTAAAACCGAAGCGGGCCGGAAGCGCGGCTTCCGGGTCCCGTTCGCGCCCCTCATGTGCGGCCTGGGGATCGGGGCGTGCCTGTACCTGATCGCGGGGCTCCCGTCCATCACCTACCTGCGTTTCCTCGTGTGGCTCACGGTGGGAGGGGTACTGTATTTCTCGTACGGGTACCGGAAGAGCAGGAGGCGTAAAACGGCATAG